One window from the genome of Desulfobacterales bacterium encodes:
- the gatA gene encoding Asp-tRNA(Asn)/Glu-tRNA(Gln) amidotransferase subunit GatA yields the protein MELHSLTIHGLQDLLARGEVSSLEATRAVLDRIEAVEPRVRAYITLERERALEQARAADKQLRTGSGGPLCGVVLSVKDVLCTKGVRTTCGSRILENFVPPYDATVVEKLKKAGAIIVGKAAMDEFAMGSTSENCAFTVPRNPWNLDYICGGSSGGSAAAVAADECFASLGSDTGGSIRQPASHCGIVGLKPTYGRVSRYGLVAFASSLDQVGPMTKDVRDCALMLQLISGHDPRDSTSMDRPVPDYTAALGRDVAGMRIGIPREYFGAGLDPEVEAAVRQGIDTLQAAGALIVEVSLPRTEYCVAVYYLIAPAEASSNLARYDGVRYGFRQPGDTLAEMYRNSRSQGFGDEVKRRILIGTYALSSGYYDAYYKKASQARTLIVEDFNKVFSECDVLASPVSPTRAWRLGEKNKDPLSVYLSDIMTISANLAGIPGMSVPCGFSANGLPIGIQLQGTHFQEEKLFTVAAALEKRLPLTPPKPKAV from the coding sequence GTGGAACTCCATAGTTTGACCATCCATGGATTACAGGACCTGCTGGCCCGGGGAGAGGTCTCTTCCCTGGAGGCGACCCGGGCGGTTCTGGATCGGATTGAAGCAGTGGAACCCCGGGTCAGGGCCTATATCACCCTGGAGCGGGAGCGAGCCCTTGAACAGGCGCGGGCAGCCGATAAACAGCTGCGGACCGGCAGCGGCGGTCCCCTGTGCGGGGTGGTGCTCTCGGTAAAAGACGTGCTCTGTACCAAGGGGGTCCGCACCACCTGCGGTTCCCGGATCCTGGAGAATTTCGTGCCGCCCTACGACGCCACCGTGGTGGAGAAATTGAAAAAGGCCGGGGCGATTATTGTCGGCAAGGCGGCCATGGACGAGTTTGCCATGGGCTCGACCTCGGAAAACTGCGCCTTTACCGTGCCCCGCAACCCCTGGAACCTCGATTATATCTGCGGCGGTTCCAGCGGCGGTTCCGCCGCCGCAGTGGCTGCGGATGAATGTTTCGCCTCCCTGGGTTCGGATACCGGCGGCTCCATTCGTCAACCCGCCTCCCACTGCGGGATCGTCGGACTCAAACCCACCTATGGCCGGGTCTCCCGCTACGGGCTGGTGGCCTTTGCCTCTTCCCTGGACCAGGTCGGACCGATGACCAAGGACGTGCGGGATTGCGCCCTGATGCTGCAGTTGATCAGCGGCCATGATCCCCGGGACTCCACCTCAATGGACCGGCCGGTGCCGGATTATACCGCTGCCCTGGGCCGGGATGTGGCCGGGATGCGGATCGGGATCCCCAGGGAGTATTTCGGTGCTGGTCTGGATCCGGAGGTGGAGGCCGCGGTGCGCCAGGGGATCGATACCCTCCAGGCGGCCGGCGCCCTGATCGTCGAGGTCTCCCTGCCCCGCACCGAGTACTGCGTGGCGGTCTACTATCTCATCGCCCCGGCCGAGGCCAGCTCCAACCTGGCCCGGTATGACGGGGTGCGCTACGGCTTCCGCCAACCCGGCGACACCCTGGCCGAGATGTACCGCAACAGCCGCTCCCAGGGCTTTGGCGATGAGGTCAAGCGGCGGATTCTGATCGGCACCTATGCCCTTTCCTCGGGCTATTATGACGCCTACTATAAAAAGGCCTCCCAGGCGCGGACCCTGATCGTCGAGGACTTCAACAAGGTCTTTTCCGAGTGCGATGTGCTTGCCTCGCCGGTGTCGCCCACCCGGGCCTGGCGGCTGGGCGAGAAAAACAAAGACCCGCTCAGCGTGTACCTTTCCGACATCATGACCATTTCCGCCAACCTGGCCGGTATCCCCGGCATGTCGGTTCCCTGCGGTTTCAGTGCTAACGGCCTGCCCATCGGCATCCAGCTCCAGGGGACCCATTTTCAGGAGGAGAAACTGTTCACCGTGGCCGCGGCCCTGGAAAAGCGGCTGCCACTTACCCCGCCCAAACCCAAGGCGGTATAA
- a CDS encoding sulfurtransferase TusA family protein, translating into MAAKVDFNKIDDSTYSLDVCGFVCPHPQLYTKKSLEKINEGDILEVVFDNPSSKETIIQMVEAGGNDILEEKTEGGKIYMKIEKG; encoded by the coding sequence ATGGCAGCAAAAGTGGACTTTAATAAAATCGATGATAGCACATATTCACTCGACGTTTGTGGTTTTGTGTGTCCGCACCCGCAGTTGTACACGAAAAAATCCCTGGAAAAGATTAACGAGGGCGATATCCTGGAAGTGGTTTTTGACAACCCCTCTTCAAAGGAAACCATCATCCAGATGGTCGAGGCCGGTGGTAATGATATTCTGGAAGAGAAGACCGAGGGCGGCAAGATTTATATGAAAATAGAGAAGGGTTAA
- a CDS encoding histone deacetylase: MMKKTAIFRDDLFLEHRPGAQHVESPDRLAVIYGLLDQPEFQERFLFPGCVPATPEILGLVHTQDHINRIGATAGREFVGLDPDTGTSARSYDAASLAAGAVVNGVEMLVNGEIDNGFALVRPPGHHAEADRAMGFCLFNNVAVGARYALDKLGLARVLVVDWDIHHGNGTQHIFYDSSQVFYFSTHQYPYYPGSGGVGEVGTGPGLGFTLNVPLPGGQGDRDFVSILREILVPVARKYRPELILVSAGFDIYEGDPLGTMRVTSQGFGAMTRVMTALADEVCQGRLLFTLEGGYDLIGLRDGVAAVLAALNGQQDDTGPEPATVAVPGLEEVHHIAKKFWNI, from the coding sequence ATGATGAAAAAAACAGCAATTTTCCGCGATGATCTCTTTCTGGAGCACCGGCCCGGGGCCCAGCATGTGGAATCCCCGGACCGGCTGGCGGTAATTTACGGCCTGCTTGACCAGCCGGAGTTTCAGGAGCGGTTTCTTTTTCCCGGCTGTGTCCCGGCCACCCCGGAGATCCTGGGACTGGTACACACCCAGGACCATATCAATCGAATTGGTGCAACCGCGGGCCGGGAGTTTGTCGGTCTGGACCCGGACACCGGGACCTCGGCCAGGTCATACGATGCCGCCAGCCTGGCCGCCGGCGCGGTGGTCAACGGGGTGGAGATGCTGGTGAACGGTGAGATCGACAACGGCTTTGCCCTGGTTCGACCTCCGGGCCACCATGCCGAGGCGGACCGGGCCATGGGGTTCTGCCTGTTCAACAATGTCGCGGTGGGCGCCCGGTACGCCCTGGACAAACTGGGACTGGCCCGGGTGTTGGTGGTGGACTGGGATATTCACCACGGCAACGGCACCCAGCACATTTTTTACGATTCCAGCCAGGTGTTTTATTTTTCCACCCATCAGTACCCCTATTATCCCGGCAGCGGCGGCGTGGGTGAGGTGGGGACCGGCCCGGGCCTGGGTTTTACCCTGAACGTGCCCCTGCCGGGCGGCCAGGGCGACCGGGACTTTGTCTCGATCCTGCGGGAGATTCTGGTGCCGGTGGCCAGGAAGTACCGGCCCGAGCTGATCCTGGTCTCGGCCGGATTCGATATCTATGAGGGTGACCCCCTGGGAACCATGCGGGTCACCAGCCAGGGCTTCGGTGCCATGACCCGGGTCATGACGGCCCTGGCCGACGAGGTCTGTCAGGGCCGGCTGCTCTTTACCCTGGAGGGCGGCTATGATCTTATCGGCTTGCGGGACGGGGTAGCGGCGGTGCTGGCCGCGCTCAACGGTCAGCAGGATGATACCGGGCCGGAGCCGGCAACCGTGGCGGTGCCGGGCCTGGAAGAGGTGCATCATATTGCAAAAAAATTTTGGAACATTTAA
- a CDS encoding 5-formyltetrahydrofolate cyclo-ligase — protein MEQGQAMGMGRPELRKRVLTIRDRLPVTERATKSGQIHNRLWQLPAFANAELLCIYVSFRSEVETMGLIRQSLAFGKTVTVPLTVIDPPQLIPYKIDDPDQDLVCGYCGIPEPDPGRTGPVDPGGIEAVLVPGAVFDPLGGRLGYGGGYYDRFLALKAPQAVRIGIAFAAQLVDRVPVLAHDQPLDYLVTEERVLSTRARQGG, from the coding sequence ATGGAACAGGGACAGGCCATGGGCATGGGACGGCCGGAGCTGCGCAAGCGGGTTTTGACCATCCGGGACCGGCTCCCGGTAACGGAGCGGGCCACAAAGAGCGGGCAGATCCACAACAGGCTGTGGCAGCTTCCGGCCTTTGCCAATGCCGAGCTGCTTTGTATCTATGTCAGTTTTCGTAGTGAAGTTGAGACCATGGGGTTGATCCGGCAATCTCTGGCCTTTGGGAAAACCGTTACCGTTCCCCTGACCGTGATTGATCCGCCGCAATTGATTCCCTACAAGATCGATGACCCGGACCAGGACCTTGTTTGCGGGTATTGCGGGATACCGGAGCCGGACCCCGGCCGGACCGGGCCGGTCGATCCCGGCGGGATTGAGGCGGTGCTGGTGCCGGGCGCGGTTTTTGATCCCCTGGGCGGCCGGCTCGGCTATGGCGGCGGCTACTATGATCGGTTTCTGGCTCTCAAAGCGCCGCAGGCCGTCAGGATCGGCATTGCCTTTGCGGCCCAGCTTGTTGACCGGGTGCCGGTCCTGGCCCATGATCAGCCCCTGGATTATCTGGTGACCGAGGAGCGGGTCTTGTCAACCAGGGCCCGGCAAGGGGGTTGA
- a CDS encoding glycosyltransferase family 2 protein translates to MGPLISIIIPNHNGAATLGNCLRAALASDYDNFEVVVVDDCSTDSSRKIIAAHPCSLIRLPVRSGAAVARNTGAANSKGEILFFIDADCLLEPDALARAARAVAAHGTNTAIGGTYTLRPFDPGFFSRFQSAFIHYSETKTPDRPDYIASHALVIRSETFKKSSGFPETFMPIIEDVEFSHRLRKNGVRLVMEPKILVRHIFNLNLTASLKNGFRKAHYWTRYSLHNRDLMVDSGTASKELKSAVLTWFISFCLLLIGHLSQEPAWLLPLALIIPATLLLNRGQLIAFYRAGGPGFLFLAASYYFLLYPVPVGIGGLTGIVHYSYRGIS, encoded by the coding sequence GTGGGCCCTCTCATCTCGATCATCATCCCCAACCATAATGGGGCCGCCACCCTGGGCAACTGCCTCAGGGCCGCCCTTGCCTCTGACTATGATAACTTCGAGGTGGTGGTGGTTGACGATTGCTCCACCGACAGCTCCCGGAAGATCATCGCCGCCCACCCCTGTTCACTGATCCGGCTGCCGGTCCGGTCCGGGGCCGCGGTTGCCCGGAACACCGGTGCGGCAAACAGCAAGGGGGAGATTCTCTTTTTCATCGACGCCGACTGCCTGCTCGAACCTGACGCCCTGGCCCGCGCCGCCCGGGCGGTTGCCGCCCACGGCACCAATACCGCCATCGGCGGCACCTACACCCTGCGCCCATTTGACCCCGGGTTTTTCAGCCGGTTCCAGTCGGCCTTTATTCACTACTCCGAAACCAAGACCCCTGACCGGCCCGATTATATCGCCTCCCACGCCCTGGTAATCAGATCTGAGACATTCAAAAAATCCAGCGGGTTTCCCGAGACATTCATGCCGATCATCGAGGACGTGGAGTTCAGTCACCGGCTCAGAAAAAACGGGGTGCGGCTGGTGATGGAGCCGAAAATCCTGGTCCGCCACATCTTCAACCTCAACCTCACCGCCTCGCTCAAAAACGGTTTTCGCAAAGCACACTACTGGACCCGTTATTCGCTCCACAACCGCGACCTGATGGTTGACTCCGGCACCGCCTCGAAGGAACTCAAGTCCGCGGTGCTGACCTGGTTTATCAGCTTCTGTCTCCTGCTGATCGGCCACCTCTCCCAAGAACCGGCCTGGCTCCTTCCCCTGGCGCTGATCATCCCCGCCACCCTGCTGCTCAACCGCGGCCAGCTCATTGCCTTTTACCGGGCCGGCGGACCGGGCTTTCTGTTCCTGGCCGCCAGCTACTATTTTCTACTCTACCCGGTTCCGGTGGGAATCGGGGGACTGACCGGAATCGTTCACTATTCATACCGGGGAATCAGTTGA
- a CDS encoding B12-binding domain-containing radical SAM protein encodes MKCALIIPAWVPEEIFSGKTAGSQINYWQPLGTLYVASSLQRAGHEVKFFNGAFMTNAQIIAAVGEFAPAVIGLYSTTFGWPKAQKTARDLGKQMPGSFIVVGGPYPIAVQEKCLEECADIDAVVTGEGELTMVEMLARLKDQQSLQGVEGVVYREQGIIKKNPPRPLIMDLDSLPPPARELLGEAGRYIPPPATYKRRPVAVLITSRGCNRRCLYCFQIDRTRKSGIRYRSVDNVLAEIELILGQGYKEIKFIDDTLAADYDRAMEIARRIKEQGLDFTWFASACVNQVDKPLLRAFKDAGCWAVLFGAESGVQKDLNTIRKGITPAQIKRAVKAAKEVGLTVYTPFLFGIPGQTFADGLKSIEFACELDPDIANFHALTPFPGTDLYDNIEKYGTMSEDLSDYSYQGAAFVPYSMTRDEIAQLRQIAFKKFYSRPGFLLRRLFKLRTIHDLQAAIHGIKSMFWLWIRRGVFKR; translated from the coding sequence ATGAAATGTGCCTTGATCATTCCCGCCTGGGTGCCGGAAGAGATTTTTTCCGGCAAGACCGCCGGCTCCCAGATCAACTACTGGCAGCCGCTGGGAACCCTCTATGTGGCCTCGTCCCTGCAGCGGGCCGGGCATGAGGTGAAGTTCTTTAACGGCGCCTTTATGACCAATGCCCAGATCATTGCCGCGGTGGGTGAGTTTGCCCCGGCGGTGATCGGCCTCTACTCCACCACCTTTGGCTGGCCCAAGGCCCAAAAAACGGCTCGCGACCTCGGAAAACAGATGCCAGGCTCCTTTATCGTGGTCGGCGGTCCATATCCCATTGCGGTACAGGAAAAATGTCTGGAGGAGTGCGCTGATATCGACGCGGTGGTCACCGGCGAGGGCGAGTTGACCATGGTGGAGATGCTGGCCCGGCTCAAGGACCAGCAATCCCTGCAAGGAGTGGAGGGGGTTGTCTATCGCGAGCAGGGGATAATTAAAAAGAATCCGCCCCGTCCCCTGATCATGGACCTGGATTCGTTGCCTCCGCCGGCCCGGGAATTGCTCGGCGAGGCCGGCCGCTATATCCCGCCGCCCGCCACTTACAAACGGCGGCCGGTGGCGGTGCTTATCACCTCCCGCGGCTGTAACCGGCGCTGCCTTTACTGTTTCCAGATCGACAGAACGAGAAAGAGCGGTATCCGCTATCGTTCGGTGGATAACGTGCTGGCCGAGATCGAGCTGATCCTCGGCCAGGGTTACAAGGAGATCAAGTTCATCGACGACACCCTGGCCGCTGACTATGATCGGGCCATGGAGATCGCGCGCCGGATCAAGGAACAGGGTCTTGATTTCACCTGGTTTGCCTCGGCCTGCGTCAACCAGGTGGACAAGCCGCTGCTCCGGGCCTTTAAGGATGCCGGCTGCTGGGCCGTACTCTTCGGGGCCGAGAGCGGGGTGCAGAAGGATTTGAACACCATCCGCAAGGGGATTACCCCGGCCCAGATCAAGAGGGCGGTGAAGGCGGCAAAAGAGGTGGGGTTGACTGTCTATACCCCGTTTCTGTTCGGCATCCCGGGCCAGACCTTTGCGGACGGCCTGAAGTCCATCGAGTTTGCCTGCGAGTTGGACCCGGATATCGCCAACTTCCACGCCCTGACCCCTTTTCCCGGTACCGATCTCTACGATAATATCGAAAAGTACGGGACCATGTCCGAGGACCTTAGCGATTACTCCTACCAGGGTGCGGCCTTTGTTCCCTATTCCATGACCAGGGACGAGATAGCCCAACTGCGGCAGATTGCTTTTAAGAAGTTTTACTCCAGGCCCGGGTTTCTCCTGCGCCGGTTGTTCAAACTGCGCACCATCCACGACCTCCAGGCCGCGATCCACGGGATCAAGAGCATGTTCTGGCTCTGGATCAGGAGGGGCGTGTTCAAACGGTAA
- a CDS encoding radical SAM protein, whose amino-acid sequence MAYSPLRHVGSIVAKRRPIQFTFFITRRCNARCPFCFYINHNAPRAETGPAARELSLAEINDLASSLPNLLWLAFSGGEIFLRNDLVEITRIFYKKNKPVIILLPTNGIMTGRIKKTVTEVLRACPKSTIVVKLSLDGDQELHDSIRGVGGCYQKTLETCQALGELLDEYPNFDLGINSVFCSKNQDAVAGIIDRVGRMERIKTHTVSLIRGERAEGDLEALDLEKYRAVTRKLETKLKEEQGSIYRFAGARLKAAQDILQRRLIYQTAKQDRRLIDCYAGRLNLVLSETGELYPCESFSLELGNIRDHGLDINQVLATDKAQKVLTWIRDGGCHCTHECYMMTNILFNPRLYPALLKEYLQLRPR is encoded by the coding sequence ATGGCCTATTCCCCCCTTCGTCATGTCGGCTCCATCGTTGCCAAGCGTCGTCCGATCCAGTTCACCTTTTTCATTACCCGCCGCTGCAACGCCCGCTGTCCTTTCTGTTTCTATATCAACCACAACGCTCCCCGGGCGGAGACCGGACCGGCAGCCAGAGAACTTTCCCTGGCCGAGATCAACGACCTGGCCTCCTCGCTGCCCAACCTGCTCTGGCTCGCCTTTTCCGGGGGCGAGATCTTCCTGCGCAACGACCTGGTCGAGATCACCAGAATTTTTTATAAGAAAAACAAGCCGGTGATCATTCTCTTGCCCACCAACGGGATCATGACCGGACGAATAAAGAAGACCGTCACCGAGGTGCTCCGCGCCTGTCCCAAAAGCACCATCGTGGTCAAGCTCTCCCTGGACGGCGACCAGGAACTGCACGACTCCATCCGGGGGGTCGGGGGTTGTTACCAAAAGACCCTGGAGACCTGTCAGGCACTGGGCGAACTGTTGGATGAGTATCCCAACTTCGACCTGGGAATCAACTCGGTGTTCTGTTCGAAAAACCAGGATGCGGTGGCCGGTATCATCGACCGGGTCGGCCGGATGGAACGGATCAAGACCCACACCGTGTCCCTGATCCGGGGCGAGCGGGCGGAAGGTGATTTAGAAGCACTGGACCTGGAGAAGTACCGGGCCGTGACCAGGAAACTGGAAACAAAGCTCAAGGAGGAGCAGGGCTCGATCTACCGCTTTGCCGGAGCCCGGCTCAAGGCGGCCCAGGACATCCTCCAGCGGCGGCTGATCTACCAGACCGCCAAACAGGACCGGAGGTTGATTGACTGCTATGCCGGCCGGCTCAACCTGGTGCTTTCCGAAACCGGCGAACTCTATCCCTGTGAGTCGTTCTCCCTGGAGCTGGGCAATATCCGCGACCATGGCCTGGATATCAACCAGGTGCTGGCCACGGACAAGGCGCAAAAGGTGCTGACCTGGATCAGGGATGGCGGCTGCCACTGCACCCACGAGTGCTACATGATGACCAACATCCTCTTCAACCCGCGCCTTTACCCGGCCCTGCTCAAGGAATACCTCCAACTCCGCCCCAGGTAA
- a CDS encoding DsrE family protein, whose amino-acid sequence MAQSLGIFVTSDRYMNHILGITKAAKAKGSDVTIFLTWKGTRLAKDPRFSELCKLAHVDICADSYKKMGWDPLTDIPEGLTDKNMSTQAKHGAIIDNCDKYISF is encoded by the coding sequence ATGGCACAAAGTTTAGGCATCTTCGTCACCTCGGACAGGTATATGAATCATATTCTGGGGATAACCAAGGCGGCAAAGGCAAAAGGATCGGATGTCACCATCTTCCTTACCTGGAAGGGCACCAGGCTGGCCAAGGATCCGCGGTTTTCCGAACTGTGCAAGCTGGCCCACGTGGACATCTGCGCGGACAGCTACAAAAAAATGGGCTGGGATCCGCTGACCGACATTCCCGAAGGTCTTACCGATAAAAATATGTCCACCCAGGCCAAGCACGGCGCCATTATTGATAATTGTGATAAATATATCAGTTTCTAG
- a CDS encoding sulfurtransferase TusA family protein yields the protein MALDKINPAATLDTRGLSCPMPLLKAKQVMERLKPGEVLEIIGTDPGSRVDLPAWSKYAGHTFLKSTEQGGVFKFYIKKG from the coding sequence ATGGCGCTTGACAAGATCAACCCGGCGGCAACGCTGGATACCAGGGGGTTATCCTGCCCCATGCCTTTGTTAAAGGCAAAACAGGTCATGGAAAGGCTGAAGCCGGGCGAGGTGCTGGAAATAATCGGCACTGATCCGGGATCAAGGGTTGACCTGCCGGCCTGGAGCAAATACGCCGGCCATACCTTTTTGAAAAGCACGGAACAGGGAGGCGTTTTTAAGTTTTATATTAAAAAAGGCTGA
- the gatC gene encoding Asp-tRNA(Asn)/Glu-tRNA(Gln) amidotransferase subunit GatC, producing MKITEEQITHVADLARLELSPGEVGSMTVQLDRILSYVEKLNQLDTAGVAPTTHALSIQNAFRPDQVRPSLDRKDSLANAPAENGEAFVVPRVI from the coding sequence ATGAAGATAACCGAAGAACAAATTACCCATGTTGCCGACCTTGCCCGGCTGGAGCTGAGTCCCGGGGAGGTGGGTTCCATGACCGTGCAACTCGACCGGATCCTCTCCTATGTGGAGAAACTGAACCAGCTTGATACCGCCGGGGTGGCGCCCACCACCCATGCCCTGTCGATTCAAAACGCCTTTCGCCCGGACCAGGTCAGGCCTTCCCTTGACCGGAAGGACTCCCTGGCCAACGCCCCGGCGGAGAACGGCGAGGCCTTTGTGGTACCCAGGGTGATCTGA
- a CDS encoding universal stress protein: MKKLLIAVDDTKSTKEIFDKYAKICKCMAPDETLLLYVEKFEGRSLIDAMLGDAELSTLKEVLEGTEYKEALDQKARTVLSYYKGVLEQGASGLNVRTLVREGHPADEILKTSQEEDVDMILVGSRGREGASRWLMGSVSRAVANTADRPVLIVK; this comes from the coding sequence ATGAAAAAACTGTTGATAGCGGTTGATGATACCAAGAGCACAAAAGAAATTTTCGACAAATATGCAAAAATCTGCAAATGCATGGCACCCGACGAGACCCTGCTGTTATATGTTGAAAAGTTTGAGGGCCGTTCGTTGATCGACGCGATGCTCGGAGATGCCGAACTCTCCACCTTGAAAGAGGTTCTGGAGGGCACGGAATACAAGGAGGCCCTGGATCAAAAGGCCCGCACGGTTTTAAGCTATTATAAGGGGGTGCTGGAGCAGGGCGCCTCCGGACTCAACGTGCGGACCCTGGTCAGGGAAGGTCATCCTGCCGACGAGATCCTGAAAACATCCCAGGAAGAGGATGTGGACATGATCCTGGTCGGTTCGCGGGGCCGGGAGGGCGCTTCCCGCTGGTTGATGGGCAGCGTCAGCCGGGCGGTTGCCAATACCGCCGACCGGCCGGTGCTGATTGTCAAGTAG